One Phragmites australis chromosome 23, lpPhrAust1.1, whole genome shotgun sequence DNA window includes the following coding sequences:
- the LOC133905825 gene encoding oleosin 18 kDa-like: protein MANRGGQQLRRGLVVATLLALAGLLILSGLSLAASLVGLAVAAHLFLLLSPVLVPAALLGEGGAEGGKHAGIHGAGEPSGEGGGGAQDAARPQTIRRLKITSTTSPAVRYRTPERLYYYVCHCVA, encoded by the coding sequence ATGGCGAACCGCGGCGGGCAGCAGCTTAGGCGGGGGCTCGTCGTGGCCACGCTCCTGGCGCTCGCGGGGCTCCTCATCCTCTCCGGCCTGTCCCTGGCCGCTTCCCTCGTCGGCCTAGCCGTCGCAGCGCATCTGTTCCTTCTCTTGAGCCCGGTGCTCGTCCCCGCGGCGTTGCTTGGCGAGGGCGGTGCAGAAGGCGGCAAGCACGCCGGAATACATGGAGCAGGGGAACCGTCGGGTGAGGGAGGTGGCGGTGCACAAGACGCCGCACGCCCACAGACCATAAGAAGGCTCAAAATTACGAGCACTACGTCGCCGGCCGTAAGGTACAGAACGCCTGAAAGACTTTACTACTATGTATGCCACTGCGTCGCATAA
- the LOC133906364 gene encoding uncharacterized protein LOC133906364, producing MAGGGDPSPSAAKHSRSPDDASPKRLKRHHHHHHRRTHRHRHADFPVAVALEEDEVEEGEILDDAAAAAAAAMDVDADSAAPQASLAPEPFGNGADTDSKADATKLYASSLSTHSSSKDERKSVHSARESESGGIPSSDVEETKGYEQSQRISKSPQSRSDKGKRHRDDHHTSSSKGSYSKDHSRMSPYSRHLSEVHARDHSRSREEGAEANGPRVSLRDDSDPDSNDLNGKSGRHASRSRNNERERNSSRGVRDGHGDRHDSRERYRDDRRHNSSSSSIVDRDKVDSCEATRRHRVRSSSHSRSDRRESARVRDESRERERRSGSSRLKDHDRRRDSSKDWHRESDRVDSACESERVRDDRGREWQGAKGSETRRTGGQDKVSNSYRHRDSTRSKYSMSDGYKERPRSGEKARDAGHKSRRSEEMKENSFKEEDEDEYQEKIEQQLAMQEEDDPEKIKEEARRRKEAIMAKYRQQHLQKQQVESVPSSNNEEVRAMDRDETTHLKEDNNSSSMANDEAENKQDSSEVFIGEADFTVGKSPAHNDILASAGALGDERMIGVSGLGEGTPKSERSADMFCDDIFGESPAGIKKSGKDDGLHIERNALHDNWDDAEGYYTYRFGELLDGRYEITAAHGKGVFSTVVRAKDLKAGKDDPEEVAIKIIRNNDTMYKAGKQEVSILEKLASADREDRRHCVRFISSFMYRNHLCLVFESLNMNLREVLKKFGRNIGLKLTAVRAYSKQLFIALKHLKNCKVLHCDIKPDNMLVNEAKNVLKLCDFGNAMLAGMNEVTPYLVSRFYRAPEIILGLPYDHPLDMWSVGCCLYELYTGKVLFPGPSNNDMLRLHMELKGPFPKKMLRKGAFTMQHFDQDLNFHATEEDPVTKKAVRRLILNIKPKDIGSLISNFPGEDPKMLSSFKDLLDKIFVLDPEKRITVSHALSHPFITGK from the exons ATGGCCGGAGGCGGAGACCCGTCCCCCTCCGCCGCCAAGCACTCCCGCTCCCCCGACGACGCCTCCCCGAAGCGCCTCAAgcgtcaccaccaccaccaccaccgtcggACTCATCGCCACCGTCACGCCGACTTCCCGGTAGCCGTGGCGCTGGAGGAAGACGAGGTTGAGGAGGGGGAAATACTCGACGATgctgcagccgccgccgccgctgctatGGATGTCGATGCAGATTCCGCCGCTCCGCAAGCTTCCCTTGCTCCg GAGCCCTTTGGTAATGGTGCTGATACAGACTCAAAAGCAGATGCAACCAAGCTGTATGCTTCTTCTCTGTCTACTCATTCATCCTCAAAAGATGAAAGGAAGTCAGTTCACAGTGCCCGTGAGTCTGAAAGTGGAGGTATCCCTTCAAGCGATGTTGAGGAGACCAAAGGATATGAGCAAAGTCAAAGGATTTCAAAATCTCCGCAGTCAAGAAGCGATAAGGGAAAGAGGCACAGGGATGACCATCACACTTCATCTTCTAAAGGTTCTTATTCCAAAGATCACTCTAGAATGTCTCCGTACTCAAGGCACCTCAGTGAAGTGCATGCCAGAGATCACTCAAGGTCCAGGGAGGAAGGTGCTGAAGCTAATGGTCCGCGTGTAAGTCTAAGGGATGATTCTGATCCTGACAGCAATGATCTGAATGGGAAGTCTGGTAGACATGCGAGTAGAAGCCGTAATAATGAAAGAGAAAGGAACAGCAGCCGCGGTGTTCGTGATGGACATGGTGACAGGCATGATAGCCGGGAAAGGTATAGGGATGATAGGAggcacaacagcagcagcagcagcatagtAGATAGAGACAAAGTTGATTCATGTGAAGCTACTCGGAGGCACAGAGTAAGAAGCAGCAGTCATAGTAGATCTGACCGAAGGGAAAGCGCACGCGTACGTGATGAAAGCCGGGAGAGGGAAAGACGGAGTGGTAGTTCAAGGCTTAAAGATCATGATAGGAGGAGGGATTCAAGTAAGGATTGGCATAGAGAATCTGACAGGGTTGATAGTGCATGTGaaagtgagagagtgagagatgaTAGGGGCAGGGAATGGCAAGGGGCTAAGGGAAGTGAAACTCGTAGAACCGGAGGACAGGACAAAGTTAGCAACAGTTATAGGCATAGGGATTCTACACGCTCAAAATACAGCATGTCTGATGGTTACAAAGAGAGGCCAAGATCCGGGGAGAAAGCTAGAGATGCTGGCCATAAAAGCCGGAGATCTGAAGAAATGAAGGAAAATTCTTTCAA ggaggaagatgaagatgagtACCAAGAGAAAATTGAACAGCAGTTAGCAATGCAGGAAGAAGATGACCCTGAAAAAATTAAGGAGGAAGCAAGGAGGAGGAAAGAAGCTATTATGGCGAAGTACAGGCAGCAACACTTGCAGAAGCAGCAGGTGGAATCTGTTCCAAGTAGCAATAATGAAG AAGTAAGAGCAATGGATAGAGATGAAACGACACATCTGAAAGAAGATAATAATAGCAGCTCTATGGCCAATGATGAAGCTGAAAATAAGCAGGATTCTTCAGAGGTGTTTATTGGCGAAGCAGACTTCACTGTGGGAAAGTCTCCTGCTCACAATGATATTTTAGCTAGTGCAGGAGCATTGGGCGATGAGAGGATGATAGGTGTTTCAGGTCTCGGAGAGGGTACTCCCAAG AGTGAGAGATCAGCGGATATGTTTTGTGATGACATTTTCGGAGAATCACCTGCTGGAATTAAAAAATCG GGTAAGGATGACGGTTTGCACATTGAGAGAAATGCTCTTCATGACAACTGGGATGATGCAGAGGGTTACTACA CTTACCGGTTTGGGGAATTGCTGGATGGCCGTTATGAAATCACAGCAGCGCATGGGAAGGGTGTATTCTCAACAGTTGTGCGGGCAAAAGATCTTAAAGCTGGTAAAGATGATCCTGAAGAAGTTGCTATTAAAATTATTCGCAACAACGATACAAT GTACAAGGCTGGTAAGCAAGAGGTTTCAATATTGGAAAAACTTGCAAGTGCGGACCGCGAGGACAGACGCCACTGCGTGCGGTTTATTTCTAGTTTCATGTACCGGAACCATCTTTGCTTAGTTTTTGAATCTCTCAATATGAATCTTCGTGAGGTATTAAAGAAATTTGGTCGTAATATCGGGCTTAAACTGACTGCGGTGAGGGCATATTCAAAGCAGCTTTTCATCGCCCTGAAGCATCTGAAGAACTGCAAAGTTTTGCACTGTGATATAAAGCCAGATAATATGCTG GTGAACGAGGCTAAGAATGTACTGAAGCTATGTGATTTTGGCAATGCGATGCTTGCTGGAATGAACGAGGTTACGCCTTATCTTGTCAGCCGTTTCTATCGGGCACCTGAGATAA TTCTTGGGTTGCCCTATGACCACCCATTGGACATGTGGTCAGTTGGCTGCTGTCTGTATGAACTTTACACGGGAAAAGTCTTATTTCCAGGTCCATCAAATAATGACATGCTTCGGCTTCATATGGAATTGAAGGGCCCCTTCCCTAAGAAGATGCTTCGAAAG GGTGCCTTTACGATGCAACACTTTGACCAAGACCTCAATTTTCATGCTACTGAGGAGGATCCTGTGACAAAAAAG GCTGTGAGAAGGTTAATTTTGAACATCAAACCCAAGGATATTGGTTCTTTGATTTCAAACTTTCCTGGCGAGGATCCAAAAATGCTATCCAGTTTTAAAGATCTTCTCGATAAAATATTTGTCTTAGATCCAGAAAAGAGGATAACAGTATCACACGCACTTAGCCATCCTTTTATCACTGGCAAGTGA
- the LOC133905822 gene encoding G-type lectin S-receptor-like serine/threonine-protein kinase At5g35370: MAALPLLLLLHLSVAVGAAARIVPVEYLYPPFNLTYFHFIDTNGVFLLSPNTNFSAAVYNAGSSAASDTQSRFFFSVLHSASRTPVWTATAAGSTILESVVLSLSATGLALFDPSAAQPKPAWSTPRLREPVAALRLRDTGELELIDGENTTLWSSFERPTDTLLPGQALRLGVPLTSSASDQDLSPGAYRLVLTPNDALLQWATNANASSGFLTYWALSSDPASVQDSNHAVASMTVNASGLYLLAANGRDTVFRLFFPSPAPLKGDSRILKVDPSGHLRALTLTAGASLPTVWTAPANDCDLPLPCRSLGLCTPGGNGSTCGCPDAFRTYSSGGCAPADGSALPIIPDSCAVGSAAPRYSYVSLGDGIGYLPNKFALPETSGDALPACRDLCSANCSCLGFFYKNSSRSCFLLHNQIGSVFRANTDVAVGFIKTLPPPPHAKGSSSLSFITIVFGIVLPTVAAVVISFLLYAMGAQWLKRRRPQLKSGGSSKNRSRFKLPAMLASLASSVPSASEDAGSGDLDEDVLIPGLPTRFTYGDLDVATDGFKWQIGAGGFGSVFRGELPDRSTVAVKRMNGLGAQGRREFLTEIAVIGNVHHVNLVKLRGFCAEGARQVLVYEYMNRGSLDQSLFRAGAATLDWSARLRVCIGAARGLAYLHAGCDRKILHCDVKPENILLDDRGGVKIADFGLAKLMSPEQSGLFTTMRGTRGYLAPEWLMNAPITDKADVYSFGMVLLEIVRGRKNSKKDEQSLSGTGSGTSSEGGGAERERSSYSPAMALDLHEQGGRYGELVDPRLEGRADVEEVSRVVRVALCCLHEDAALRPNMTAVSAMLDGSMDVGEPRTEFLRYLKMYGRGLVDLRPAGWMDGGKGRGKDSDATGGASSSWSPPSCVLAQQLSGPR; encoded by the coding sequence ATGGCGGcgcttcctctcctcctcctcctccacctgtCGGTTGCCGTGGGCGCGGCGGCGCGCATCGTGCCCGTCGAGTACCTGTACCCGCCCTTCAACCTCACCTACTTTCACTTCATCGACACCAACGgcgtcttcctcctctcccccaACACCAACTTCTCCGCCGCCGTCTACAACGCCGGCTCCAGCGCCGCCTCCGACACCCAATcccgcttcttcttctccgtcCTTCACAGCGCCTCCCGCACCCCTGTATggaccgccaccgccgccggatCCACCATCCTCGAGTCCGtcgtcctctccctctccgccacCGGACTCGCCCTCTTCGACCCCTCCGCCGCCCAACCCAAACCCGCCTGGTCCACGCCGCGCCTCCGCGAGCCCGTCGCCGCGCTCCGCCTCCGCGACACCGGAGAGCTCGAGCTCATCGACGGCGAGAACACCACGCTCTGGTCCTCCTTCGAGCGCCCCACCGACACGCTGCTCCCGGGACAGGCGCTCCGCCTCGGCGTACCGCTCACGTCCTCTGCGTCCGACCAGGACCTGTCGCCCGGCGCCTACCGCCTCGTCCTCACCCCCAACGACGCGCTCCTTCAGTGGGCCACCAACGCCAACGCCTCCTCCGGCTTCCTCACCTACTGGGCACTCTCTTCGGACCCCGCCTCCGTCCAGGACTCCAACCACGCCGTCGCCTCCATGACCGTCAACGCCTCCGGCCTCTACCTCCTCGCCGCCAACGGCAGGGACACCGTCTTCAGGCTGTTCTTCCCCTCGCCGGCGCCCTTGAAAGGCGACTCACGCATCCTCAAAGTCGACCCTTCCGGCCACCTGCGTGCGCTCACCCTGACTGCCGGCGCGAGCCTCCCCACCGTGTGGACCGCGCCAGCCAACGACTGCGACCTCCCGCTGCCGTGCCGGTCCCTCGGCCTCTGCACGCCCGGCGGCAACGGCTCCACATGCGGGTGCCCCGACGCCTTCCGCACCTACTCCAGCGGCGGCTGCGCGCCGGCCGATGGTTCGGCGCTGCCCATAATCCCCGACAGCTGTGCCGTCGGCAGTGCCGCGCCTCGCTACAGCTACGTCAGCCTCGGCGACGGGATCGGCTACTTGCCCAACAAGTTCGCCCTGCCCGAGACGTCCGGCGATGCCCTCCCGGCGTGCCGCGACCTCTGCTCGGCCAACTGCTCCTGCCTCGGCTTCTTCTACAAGAACTCCTCCAGGTCCTGCTTCCTCCTGCACAACCAGATTGGCTCCGTCTTCCGCGCCAACACTGACGTCGCCGTCGGCTTCATCAAgacgctcccgccgccgccacacGCCAAAGGCTCGTCGTCCCTGAGCTTCATAACCATCGTGTTCGGCATCGTGCTCCCCACCGTGGCGGCCGTAGTTATCTCCTTCCTGCTGTACGCGATGGGCGCACAGTGGCtgaagaggcggcggccgcAGCTCAagagcggcggcagcagcaagAACCGCAGCAGGTTCAAGCTGCCGGCGATGCTGGCGTCACTGGCATCCTCCGTCCCGTCGGCCAGCGAGGACGCCGGGAGCGGCGACCTCGACGAGGATGTCCTCATCCCGGGCCTGCCGACCCGGTTCACGTACGGCGACCTCGATGTCGCGACCGACGGCTTCAAGTGGCAGATCGGCGCGGGCGGCTTCGGCTCCGTGTTCAGAGGCGAGCTTCCGGACCGGAGCACGGTCGCCGTGAAGCGGATGAACGGCCTGGGCGCGCAGGGCCGGCGCGAGTTCCTGACGGAGATCGCCGTGATCGGCAACGTCCACCACGTCAACCTGGTGAAGCTCCGCGGGTTCTGCGCCGAGGGCGCGCGGCAGGTGCTGGTGTACGAGTACATGAACAGGGGCTCCCTCGACCAGAGCCTCTTTCGTGCCGGCGCCGCCACGCTCGACTGGTCCGCCCGGCTCCGGGTCTGCATCGGCGCAGCGCGCGGGCTCGCGTACCTCCACGCCGGCTGCGACCGCAAGATCCTGCACTGCGACGTGAAGCCGGAGAACATCCTCCTGGACGACCGTGGTGGCGTGAAGATCGCCGATTTCGGGCTGGCGAAGCTGATGAGCCCGGAGCAGTCGGGACTGTTCACGACGATGCGCGGCACGCGCGGGTACCTGGCGCCGGAGTGGTTGATGAACGCTCCTATCACCGACAAGGccgacgtgtacagcttcggcATGGTGCTGCTGGAGATCGTGCGCGGGAGGAAGAACTCCAAGAAGGACGAGCAGAGCTTGTCGGGCACGGGCAGCGGCACGTCGTCCGAGGGTGGCGGGGCCGAGCGCGAGCGGAGCAGCTACTCCCCGGCGATGGCGTTGGACCTGCACGAGCAAGGGGGGCGGTACGGGGAGCTCGTGGACCCGAGGCTGGAGGGGAGAGCGGACGTCGAGGAGGTGTCACGAGTGGTGCGAGTGGCGCTCTGCTGCCTCCACGAGGACGCTGCGCTGCGGCCGAACATGACGGCCGTTTCCGCCATGCTCGACGGCAGCATGGACGTGGGCGAGCCCCGGACGGAGTTCCTTCGGTACCTCAAGATGTACGGCCGCGGCCTTGTCGACCTGCGGCCTGCTGGCTGGATGGACGGAGGGAAGGGCAGGGGGAAAGACTCGGACGCCACTGGTGGCGCGAGCAGCAGCTGGTCGCCGCCGTCGTGCGTGTTGGCGCAGCAGCTCTCGGGTCCCAGATGA